One Chloroflexota bacterium genomic region harbors:
- a CDS encoding SIS domain-containing protein — MGMRDEILEQPAVVARLLEQQRLPMARLASRLRRRAIDSVVIAARGTSDHAAVYAQYVLGTRHRLPVALAAPSVLSLYGTAPRFRRALVVGISQSGASPDVVGILEAARAQGAPTIAITNDPGSALAQAADEMVDLAAGPERAVAATKTYTAELAAVALLSSALLGHKADSAAMDRLPAALGRALEAEADAERAAAAQRSISHAVVLGRGYEYATAREWALKLQELTQVLTAPYSAADFQHGPIALTGPGLPVFAVVSGGAASADIAAVLRRLRKLGADLLVVSNRRALREAGARWLAVPGGIPEWLMPIVSIVPCQLHALHLARARGLDPDAPRHLRKVTRTT; from the coding sequence ATGGGAATGCGAGACGAGATCCTCGAGCAACCGGCGGTCGTCGCGCGGCTGCTGGAGCAGCAACGCCTGCCAATGGCCAGGCTCGCTTCCCGCCTCCGCCGGCGAGCCATCGATTCGGTCGTGATCGCGGCCCGTGGCACCTCGGACCACGCGGCCGTCTATGCCCAATACGTTCTCGGCACCCGGCACCGGCTGCCGGTGGCGCTGGCCGCCCCGTCGGTGCTGTCGCTGTACGGCACGGCGCCGCGCTTCCGGCGCGCGCTCGTGGTGGGAATCAGCCAATCCGGCGCCTCGCCCGACGTCGTGGGCATCCTCGAAGCGGCCCGCGCCCAGGGCGCGCCGACGATTGCCATCACCAACGATCCGGGCTCTGCTCTGGCGCAGGCGGCCGATGAAATGGTGGACCTGGCCGCCGGCCCAGAGCGGGCGGTTGCCGCGACCAAGACCTACACCGCCGAGCTGGCGGCCGTTGCTCTGCTGTCAAGCGCCCTGCTGGGGCATAAGGCCGATAGCGCTGCCATGGACCGGCTCCCCGCGGCCCTGGGGCGCGCGCTCGAGGCGGAAGCGGATGCCGAACGCGCGGCGGCCGCCCAGCGCTCGATCAGCCACGCGGTCGTGCTTGGACGCGGCTACGAGTACGCGACCGCGCGCGAGTGGGCGCTCAAGCTCCAGGAGCTGACCCAGGTCCTGACCGCGCCCTACTCCGCGGCGGACTTCCAGCATGGACCGATCGCCCTGACCGGGCCGGGCCTGCCGGTATTTGCGGTGGTTTCGGGAGGCGCCGCCTCGGCGGACATCGCCGCGGTCCTGCGGCGGTTGCGAAAGCTGGGGGCGGACCTGCTGGTCGTGTCCAACCGGCGCGCGTTGCGCGAGGCGGGCGCGCGGTGGCTCGCCGTCCCGGGCGGTATCCCCGAGTGGCTGATGCCGATCGTCAGCATCGTTCCATGCCAGCTCCATGCCCTGCACCTGGCACGCGCGCGGGGGTTGGATCCCGACGCTCCGCGCCACCTCCGCAAGGTCACCCGGACGACCTGA
- a CDS encoding glycoside hydrolase family 3 N-terminal domain-containing protein has translation MTQHPAGTGSTTGVGRTAAEDAILGRLMLAFEGFGVPPWMSERLASAPAAGVTLFRHVNVENASQVRTLTDALQAARQPGPPLLVAADQEGGQLMALGEGTPFAGNMALGATGDPELAERVGQAIGRELRAVGVNVNYAPDCDVASNPDSPGLGIRSFGDDPAAVSRLAAATVRGLQAAGMAATAKHFPGKGDVGVDTHYQLGAIGHDRARLDAVELAPFRAAIEAGVRVVMSGHFAIPALTHNPTLPATVSRAVMHDLLRDELGFDGLVISDALDMRALAQGATQIVDLIAALRAGVDLLLCAPDRSSLEQTEEALRLAARRELFDADVLAASTNRILALRHWLRSAAQPDLEVVGSAEHVALSREVAERSVTLVRNDAGLLPLRLPADGRVLAVMPQPANMTPADTSASVAPGLAAAIRSRHPHVDEVVTGLPPTPPEIAALRQRAAEYELVVVGTINAWFDSGQVDLVNEFLTSGVPVVTVALRVPWDLARYPAAATHVCTYSILPPSLDALVGAMWGDLPFRGRLPAAIPGLHPTGHGLAAWAAG, from the coding sequence GTGACCCAACACCCGGCGGGGACCGGTTCGACGACCGGCGTCGGCCGGACCGCCGCTGAAGACGCGATCCTGGGTCGCCTGATGCTCGCGTTCGAGGGCTTTGGGGTCCCGCCCTGGATGAGCGAGCGGCTGGCTTCGGCGCCGGCGGCAGGGGTGACCCTGTTCCGGCACGTGAACGTCGAGAACGCGAGCCAGGTGCGCACGCTCACCGACGCGCTGCAGGCCGCGCGCCAGCCCGGCCCGCCGCTGCTCGTGGCCGCGGACCAGGAGGGCGGGCAGCTGATGGCGCTGGGCGAGGGGACGCCGTTCGCCGGCAACATGGCGCTGGGCGCCACCGGCGATCCGGAGCTCGCAGAACGGGTCGGCCAGGCCATTGGGCGCGAGCTGCGGGCGGTGGGGGTCAACGTGAACTACGCGCCTGATTGCGACGTCGCGTCCAACCCGGACAGCCCCGGGCTCGGCATCCGGTCGTTCGGCGACGATCCCGCGGCCGTGTCCCGCCTCGCGGCAGCGACCGTACGCGGGCTGCAGGCCGCTGGGATGGCCGCCACGGCCAAGCACTTCCCCGGCAAGGGCGATGTTGGTGTCGACACCCACTACCAGCTCGGCGCCATCGGTCACGACCGGGCGCGGCTGGACGCGGTGGAGCTGGCGCCGTTCCGCGCCGCCATCGAAGCCGGGGTGCGGGTCGTGATGTCGGGCCACTTCGCGATCCCGGCCCTGACCCACAATCCGACCCTGCCGGCCACCGTGTCGCGGGCGGTCATGCACGACCTGCTGCGCGATGAGCTCGGGTTCGACGGGCTGGTCATCAGCGACGCGCTCGACATGCGCGCCCTGGCGCAGGGCGCGACCCAGATCGTGGACCTGATCGCCGCCCTCCGGGCCGGGGTCGACCTGCTGCTCTGCGCGCCGGATCGGTCGAGCCTCGAGCAGACCGAGGAAGCGCTGCGCCTGGCGGCCCGGCGTGAACTCTTCGACGCCGATGTCCTGGCCGCCAGCACGAACCGCATCCTGGCGCTCCGCCACTGGCTGAGGTCGGCAGCCCAGCCGGATCTGGAGGTCGTGGGCTCCGCGGAGCACGTGGCCCTGTCCCGCGAGGTGGCCGAGCGGTCGGTGACGCTGGTCCGGAACGATGCCGGACTCCTGCCCCTGCGCCTCCCGGCCGATGGTCGGGTGCTGGCCGTCATGCCACAGCCGGCCAACATGACTCCGGCCGACACCTCGGCCAGCGTGGCGCCGGGACTGGCCGCCGCCATTCGATCCCGCCACCCGCATGTCGACGAGGTGGTGACCGGCCTGCCGCCAACGCCGCCCGAGATCGCCGCCCTGCGGCAGCGGGCCGCCGAATACGAGCTGGTGGTGGTCGGGACGATCAACGCGTGGTTCGACAGCGGGCAAGTGGATCTGGTGAACGAGTTTTTGACCAGCGGCGTTCCGGTGGTTACCGTCGCCCTCCGGGTCCCGTGGGACCTGGCCCGCTACCCGGCGGCCGCCACCCACGTGTGCACCTACTCGATCCTGCCGCCTTCGCTGGACGCACTGGTCGGCGCCATGTGGGGTGATCTCCCATTCCGGGGTCGGCTGCCGGCTGCGATCCCCGGGCTCCATCCGACCGGCCATGGCCTGGCGGCCTGGGCGGCGGGCTGA
- a CDS encoding carbohydrate ABC transporter permease, producing MTERALPATLTEAGPSPGSRWLGYLGVRVAIVFIVFLWSLPTAGLLISSLRDSDALVETGWWDAVLHPFESAQQWTLANYATTLGAEGMGEAFVNSIIVTVPATVIPITIAAFAAYAFAWMRFPGRTVLFAIVVGLLVVPLQMSLVPILRLYGNLDLNGTFLGVWLAHTGFGLPLAIFLLYNFISQLPKDLLESAFIDGASHLTVFMRLILPLSIPALAAFAIFQFLWVWNDLLVALVYLGVSSDVAVMPARLNELVGTRGDQWHILTAAAFVTMVVPLIVFLALQRYFVRGILTGSVKG from the coding sequence ATGACCGAGCGCGCACTCCCCGCCACTTTGACCGAGGCCGGACCGTCCCCCGGGAGCCGCTGGCTGGGGTACCTCGGGGTCCGCGTGGCGATCGTGTTCATCGTCTTCCTCTGGTCGCTGCCGACGGCCGGCCTCCTCATCTCGTCGCTTCGCGACTCGGATGCGCTTGTCGAGACCGGGTGGTGGGACGCGGTCCTGCACCCGTTCGAGTCCGCCCAGCAGTGGACGCTGGCCAACTACGCCACGACCCTCGGGGCCGAAGGGATGGGCGAGGCGTTCGTCAACTCGATCATCGTCACGGTCCCGGCCACCGTCATCCCCATCACCATCGCCGCCTTCGCGGCCTACGCGTTCGCCTGGATGCGCTTCCCCGGGCGCACCGTCCTGTTCGCGATCGTGGTCGGCTTGCTGGTGGTCCCGCTTCAGATGTCGCTGGTCCCGATCCTGCGGCTCTACGGGAACCTGGACCTGAACGGAACGTTCCTCGGCGTGTGGCTCGCGCATACCGGCTTCGGCCTGCCGCTGGCCATCTTCCTGCTCTACAACTTCATCAGCCAATTGCCCAAGGACCTGCTGGAGTCGGCCTTCATCGATGGGGCGTCCCACCTCACCGTGTTCATGCGACTGATCCTGCCGCTCTCCATCCCGGCCCTGGCCGCGTTCGCCATCTTCCAGTTCCTGTGGGTCTGGAATGACCTGCTGGTGGCCCTGGTCTATCTGGGCGTAAGTTCCGACGTGGCGGTGATGCCGGCCCGGCTGAACGAGTTGGTCGGCACCCGCGGCGACCAGTGGCACATCCTCACCGCCGCGGCATTCGTGACCATGGTCGTGCCGCTCATCGTCTTCCTCGCCCTGCAGCGCTACTTCGTGCGCGGGATCCTGACCGGATCCGTCAAGGGGTGA